One window from the genome of Rhizoctonia solani chromosome 15, complete sequence encodes:
- a CDS encoding XPG i-region domain-containing protein, which yields MNSLAPGMKNMISAFGFEWRTAPGEAEAELAFLNSTGVIDAILSDDVDNFLFGARVVIRNPSGSLTGNRGYPALNREGKDDGVHVMVYRMNDIEKDPACKLTRGGMILIALLSGEIMTKCGPKTALALAQCGLGDELLDAFETLSREQFIDYIPSWKAAVVEALRSGCANLEGGEGDAEDSEEESQEAAMTQVKLQTYREARTAGKAETKAKARLPARTSTKSTSRSKKKRSALTTNSVGTGGLTSDVRIGWTGELALGALGRICEQYFEWGVREIIQQRFRTVLWPAVVLRVLRRSIMEQECTHTTARSHDSTLRPSTPTRGHSKRIVPGTPQKLVNRYFGGDSDSESDHGLPPALVKNKGGDTTPRAKRRISVEGEELDTHQLLQAVRGERHHVSTDGLHELRVEIAPGHLAHLAVRQLLGTRNPALLAGTLFDLEETPTKEVDDEEEVDDEEGGKESKDDGSTTKKKLSSTKPHSKGKAVLKEKPSNMLTTLSGDELEETTALPWDIRNSYRQITAPSSKSSRSVSTLNTILERSSSPTILLELIARGRPVGAVVSKKSSSGIPGVEYVPSPQRGKSGLACTSDSSELEDINFRELLKRPKKHSTPELDSGSGEGRFGSSKFHRHNRAHKSPHSSSGSEIEIVKLNPKQANTRKSAAASSTRRPITRSQSSSGGSEVEILDRSITPVRARKQKSPPNDDTAERLVAAPRQVRRTSFEHTSPRASSASEGESPKLRAHSQKSTARQHGRQALVPSHPRSLAGSNVGLALSIHHPVHHHI from the exons ATGAACTCGCTCGCGCCAGGCATGAAGAATATGATATCTGCTTTTGGGTTTGAATGGAGAACA GCTCCAGGTGAAGCAGAAGCAGAGCTGGCTTTCCTCAACAGTACCGGGGTGATCGATGCGATTCTTTCTGATGACGTGGATAATTTCTTATTCGGAGCTCGCGTTGTCATTCGCAA TCCATCTGGTAGTTTGACAGGAAATCGTGGCTATCCCGCTTTAAACCGTGAGGGCAAGGATGATGGAGTGCATGTCATGGTTTATCGGATGAACGACATCGAGAAGGATCCTGCGTGTAAACTTACTCGGGGCGGAATGATTCTTATTGCATTACTTAGCGGGGAGATTATGACCAA ATGCGGTCCAAAGACTGCGTTAGCGCTGGCTCAATGTGGGTTGGGTGACGAACTTCTAGATGCTTTTGAGACGCTCTCTCGTGAGCAATTCATCGACTATATTCCGAGTTGGAAAGCTGCGGTTGTTGAAGCTCTCCGTTCCGGTTGTGCTAATTTAGAAGGTGGCGAAGGAGACGCGGAAGAttcagaagaagaaagcCAAGAGGCTGCGATGACGCAAGTCAAGCTTCAAACATACCGGGAAGCCAGAACGGCAGGAAAGGCGgaaacaaaggcaaaggcaAGGTTACCAGCAAGG ACTTCCACTAAATCTACTTCGAGATCGAAGAAAAAGCGGTCGGCACTGACTACCAATTCTGTCGGTACAGGTGGACTGACCTCAGATGTTCGTATCGGCTGGACTGGTGAACTTGCATTGGGTGCTCTAGGGAGAATTTGCGAACAGTATTTCGAGTGGGGGGTTCGTGAAATCATTCAGCAGCGGTTCCGTACTGTGCTTTGGCCTGCTGTTGTCTTGCGGGTACTTCGACGATCTATCATGGAACAAGAGTGTACTCATACAACCGCTCGATCGCACGATAGCACTCTGAGGCCTAGCACTCCGACTCGAGGCCACTCGAAACGTATAGTCCCTGGAACGCCGCAGAAACTCGTCAATCGTTATTTTGGAGGTGATTCAGACTCTGAGTCTGATCATGGATTACCTCCCGCCCTGGTGAAGAATAAAGGTGGTGATACAACTCCAAGAGCTAAACGCCGGATATCGGTCGAAGGGGAGGAACTGGATACTCATCAACTCTTGCAAGCTGTGCGCGGGGAGAGGCACCATGTATCAACAGATGGACTACACGAATTGCGGGTGGAGATCGCGCCTGGTCACTTGGCCCATCTAGCTGTGCGTCAACTCTTAGGTACGCGTAACCCGGCCCTGTTGGCCGGAACGCTTTTCGATCTGGAAGAAACCCCTACGAAGGAGGTTGACGATGAGGAAGAAGTGGATGATGAAGAAGGAGGT AAAGAAAGCAAAGACGATGGAAGTACCACGAAGAAAAAGTTATCATCCACCAAGCCTCATTCCAAAGGGAAGGCAGTCTTGAAGGAGAAACCGAGTAATATGCTGACTACCCTGAGTGGAGACGAGCTGGAAGAGACTACTGCATTA CCCTGGGATATCAGGAACTCATACCGTCAAATCACGGCTCCTTCCAGTAAATCTTCACGTTCCGTTTCTACATTGAATACTATCCTGGAACGTTCGTCCTCACCGACTATACTTCTGGAACTCATCGCCCGTGGTCGTCC TGTGGGTGCCGTGGTCTCAAAGAAATCAAGCTCGGGGATACCAGGGGTTGAATATGTGCCATCACCCCAGCGCGGCAAATCCGGTCTTGCCTGTACAAGCGATTCCTCAGAGCTGGAGGATATCAATTTCAGAGAACTCCTCAAACGGCCCAAGAAGCATAGCACACCTGAGCTTGACTCGGGATCAGGAGAGGGCCGGTTCGGGTCAAGCAAATTCCATCGGCACAATCGCGCTCACAAGTCCCCCCATAGTTCATCCGGTTCTGAAATCGAGATCGTGAAGCTAAATCCAAAGCAGGCAAATACTAGGAAATCTGCCGCAGCTAGTTCGACGCGTCGGCCAATTACGCGCTCTCAGTCCAGCAGTGGGGGGTCCGAAGTTGAGATTCTCGACCGCTCTATTACACCTGTGCGCGCTAGAAAGCAAAAATCGCCTCCAAATGATGATACTGCAGAGCGCTTGGTAGCTGCGCCGCGTCAAGTACGTAGGACTAGCTTTGAGCATACATCACCCCGTGCATCATCAGCATCTGAAGGCGAGAGTCCTAAACTCCGTGCGCACTCGCAAAAATCTACAGCCAGACAGCACGGTCGACAGGCTCTTGTGCCATCTCATCCCAGGAGCTTGGCCGGATCGAACGTAGGACTAGCTTTGAGCATACATCACCCCGTGCATCATCACATCTGA
- a CDS encoding molybdenum cofactor biosynthesis protein gives MNNTAPSESIDLEFSEPLTGDSFALSHTSLNINNIMDSVRDNGAGALAVFVGTTRDNFNGKQVTRLEYEAYSKLAIKSMAKIATDARNLKVSPHDFGPTSFTPAPTDAASLTLIAIHHRLGEVPVGEASIVIAVTSPHRRESFYVCEWILEQIKMKTPIWKREWYAEGDPSNEAVWKANFPPQKAK, from the exons ATGAACAATACCGCCCCGTCCGAATCAATTGATCTCGAATTCTCTGAGCCTCTAACAGGAGACTCTTTCGCACTCTCCCATACCTCTCTCAATATCAACAATATTATGGACTCTGTCCGAGACAACGGAGCTGGCGCACTCGCAGTATTTGTAGGAACCACTCGTGATAACTTTAATG GAAAACAAGTCACACGATTAGAATACGAGGCCTACTCCAAACTCGCAATTAAATCCATGGCTAAAATCGCCACGGATGCTCGTAACCTA AAAGTCTCACCCCACGACTTTGGACCTACCTCTTTTACCCCTGCTCCAACCGACGCAGCATCACTCACCCTAATCGCAATCCACCATCGGCTCGGGGAAGTACCTGTCGGAGAAGCCTCGATCGTGATCGCAGTCACGTCCCCCCACAGACGCGAATCCTTCTACGTTTGCGAATGGATTTTGGAGCAAATAAAGATGAAGACTCCTATATGGAAACGGGAGTGGTATGCAGAGGGCGACCCGTCGAATGAGGCGGTTTGGAAAGCAAACTTCCCTCCTCAAAAAGCAAAGTAA
- a CDS encoding phosphatidylinositol glycan, class N protein translates to MDSERLAVQCQPIPEYPDSPLTVAPFLRSVASERGAFGISHTRVPTESRPGRDVALIGGMYEDVSAVTKGWKTNPVDFDSVFNKSAHTFAYGSPDIVPMFARGVTPEDKVSSWCYDEEDEDFTKDAKELDTWVLTRSSLRQEGVVIFLHLLGLDTTGHSYRPFSKEYMQNIIHVDAIVQEAEKLINDFYAHDDEPENESRTAYVFTADHGMSVIGNHGDGDPDNTRTPLIVWGSGVRGPVSDPKPNSTHDSYSKPAWGQPLTDLARADVQQADVAALMTALLGVDWPMNSVGVVPGLVQGPGYLKESDKRGDEQMARIGVANARAILEQYRVKHTIKSKHHLRYKSFPPLEPYAGGALPPGALELREIERLLAAQDWKAVRQRAQHLIDITLEGLVYLQRYDRYVLRFIVTAGYIGWMLLSALHVLHTHVLPPNPVLKSTDDTGISVLDLLASMVSLFTVGIFAYQRSPWTYYLYAAFPIYFFRSILREGNAMYETLAQEMDWGTFPTPEEVLAWGIGSFAVLECMTLAYTHRELWTVLFVIIGVVWPVLSWPTGFYSQNKRLGLGWTISCLVSGIFTVLSVEKTESIFLISLGAGAILMLGLAGDLAVKSELGRRSFSLSSIIHRPRGSVQAQMILVVAALVTTISSVRSLQNKEGLPILNQSAGWVILVLSVVLPIFLPPSVSSPSSKLQQYFLAFGPLFVLLSISTEGLFYASFSLTLFLWVEVEARLHQTAEKAGPKRIAPKPVTKNIGWRAEALRQALDEDESERPKVIKARAPRLSRGLAGADVRRALFFLFFVQVAFFGAANVASVSSFYLEPVYRLIPVFNPFFMASLLIFKIVAPYVILSTMFATLNKRVALPSFALFKVALGLTDVMSLTFFYLVRDTGSWLEIGQSISFYIITSLLLAWSAGICAAGDWLMKGSVLGDEVSGSTNRLDTSRKFD, encoded by the exons ATGGACTCCGAGCGACTTGCTGTTCAATGTCAACCCATTCCCGAATATCCGGACTCTCCCTTGACTGTAGCGCCATTCCTTCGTTCTGTTGCTTCAGAGCGCGGTGCTTTTGGAATAAGTCACACCCGAGTTCCTACTGAAAGTAGACCTGGACGTG ACGTGGCGCTAATTGGAGGGATGTACGAGGACGTTTCGGCGGTCACAAAAG GCTGGAAAACCAATCCC GTTGATTTCGACTCGGTCTTCAACAAATCCGCTCATACGTTTGCGTATGGATCGCCGGATATTGTCCCGATGTTTGCTCGTGGTGTAACTCCCGAGGATAAAGTTTCCAGCTGGTGTTACGACGAAGAGGATGAAGACTTTACTAAAG ATGCCAAGGAGCTTGATACTTGGGTACTAACCCG ATCGAGCTTGCGTCAGGAAGGAGTGGTCATTTTCCTCCATCTTTTGGGGTTGGATACAACCGGACATAGTTATAGACCTTTTTCAAAG GAATATATGCAGAACATTATCCACGTCGATGCTATTGTGCAGGAAGCGGAAAAGCTGATCAACGACTTCTACGCACACGACGATGAGCCTGAGAACGAGTCGCGCACAGCTTACGTTTTCACCGCCGACCACGGTATGAGCGTAATAGGAAACCACGGTGATGGAG ATCCCGACAATACCCGCACCCCTTTAATCGTATGGGGCTCTGGCGTTCGTGGACCCGTGTCGGACCCGAAACCGAACTCGACCCACGACTCGTATTCTAAACCCGCATGGGGCCAGCCTTTGACTGATCTTGCGCGCGCCGATGTTCAGCAAGCGGACGTGGCGGCGTTGATGACGGCCTTGTTGGGCGTCGACTGGCCAATGAACAG tgttGGAGTAGTGCCCGGTCTTGTCCAGGGTCCTGGGTATCTCAAAGAGTCTGATAAGCGAGGTGATGAGCAGATGGCTCGCATTGGAGTTGCGAATGCACGA GCTATACTGGAGCAATATCGCGTCAAACACA CGATCAAATCCAAACATCATCTACGCTACAAGTCTTTCCCTCCGCTTGAACCTTACGCTGGAGGCGCGCTACCCCCAGGTGCACTGGAACTTCGTGAAATCGAGAGATTGTTGGCTGCGCAGGACTGGAAAGCTGTACGGCAAAGGGCCCAGCATCTAATTGACATTACACTCGAGGGACTAGTATACTTACAGCG CTATGACAGATACGTTCTTCGGTTTATCGTCACTGCTGGTTATATTGGATGGATGCTCCTCTCTGCATTACACGTTCTCCATACACACGTCTTGCCTCCGAATCCCGTACTGAAATCCACCGATGATACCGGCATCTCTGTGTTGGACCTCTTGGCATCGATGGTTTCCCTATTTACGGTCGGAATATTCGCGTACCAACGGTCTCCTTGGACGTACTACCTCTACGCCGCATTTCCGATCTATTTTTTCCGGAGCATACTTCGGGAGGGGAACGCCATGTACGAAACGCTCGCACAAGAAATGGACTGGGGTACCTTCCCGACTCCCGAAGAAGTGTTGGCATGGGGCATCGGCTCGTTTGCAGTGCTCGAGTGTATGACG CTCGCATATACCCATCGAGAACTGTGGACCGTCTTGTTCGTGATTATTGGTGTCGTCTGGCCTGTTCTTTCGTGGCCCACAGGGTTTTACTCTCAGAATAAACGTCTCGGTTTGGGATGGACGATCAGTTGTCTTGTAAGCGGGATATTCACGGTATTGAGTGTTGAGAAGACCGAGAGTATTTTCCTTAT TTCTCTGGGAGCGGGGGCGATCCTTATGTTAGGTTTAGCTGGGGACTTGGCGGTAAAGTCTGAACTAGGCAGAAGATCCTTTTCTTTGTCGTCGATTATTCATAGGCCAAGAGGATCAGTCCAAGCGCAA ATGATACTTGTTGTAGCTGCATTAGTCACAACGATCAGCTCGGTCCGGAGTTTACAAAACAAAGAAGGTCTACCCATCTTGAATCAATCGGCTGGATGGGTCATCCTTG TTTTGAGTGTCGTCCTCCCTATCTTTCTTCCGCCTAGCGTTTCAAGTCCCAGCTCCAAGCTTCAGCAGTACTTCCTTGCCTTTGGACcactttttgttttgttgtcGATCAGCACCGAAGGTCTTTTTTATGCCTCGTTCAGCTTGACGTTGTTCCTTTGGGTAGAAGTCGAAGCCAGGCTCCATCAAACGGCAGAAAAGGCAGGGCCAAAGCGAATTGCCCCCAAGCCCGTAACGAAAAACATTGGATGGAGGGCAGAGGCGTTGCGTCAGGCACTAGACGAGGACGAATCGGAACGTCCAAAGGTCATCAAAGCTCGTGCTCCCAGGCTCTCACGTGGACTTGCCGGAGCTGACGTTCGACGAGCGTtattcttccttttctttgtCCAAGTGGCGTTCTTTGGAGCTGCAAA CGTGGCGTCGGTCTC GTCCTTTTACCTTGAACCTGTCTATCGACTTATACCAGTCTTCAATCCGTTCTTCATGGCTTCGCTGCTGATCTTCAAGATAGTCGCACCCTATGTGATACTATCGACTATGTTCGCGACTTTGAACAAGAGAGTTGCTCTTCCTTCGTTCGCGTTATTCAAGGTTGCCTTGGGCTTAACTGATG TCATGTCTCTGACATTTTTCTATCTGGTACGCGACACAGGCTCGTGGTTGGAGATTGGACAAAGTATCTCTTTCTATATTATTACTTCACTTCTACTCGCGTGGAGTGCaggtatatgcgcagcaGGTGACTGGTTAATGAAGGGATCAGTACTGGGAGATGAAGTTTCCGGTAGTACGAATAGATTGGACACTTCGAGGAAGTTTGACTGA
- a CDS encoding F-box-like protein yields the protein MLGELQIAGELLQVAVDRYLNICRTIRESYLETKILRDVPQELLDKIENELPQISSCNTKILQAKAAICQTRNCSSRIVPIHTLPIEVLTRIFHIVVASQWCNISGYRKKYNEEEVSGSYPDQPVVISHICSFWRRIVISSSSLWSHIDFSFPDIANDPQSIPRLETSINRSGKSLLDLHIDASDFFDLVTTTGEMEKFVALNGHRTRSLELEVGMHAGTISLNFCRAVLTSCLAHFVPGTLRQLSILKRGKYDHYQAIESADNTRTHQSLLLDVPEQSLEDLWANVDVLRLKGLYPVWSSKIYHGLVELRLPLIPGGSMTESQFVTILKASPQLRILEFGIKITARGSTAASKKPISLADLEVLITSTWDRPQLTHFLKLIAPGPKPLCVSVVNPDVGEFTKRSSPVI from the coding sequence ATGCTAGGTGAGCTCCAGATCGCAGGAGAACTACTACAGGTTGCGGTAGACCGTTACCTCAATATCTGCCGCACTATCCGCGAGTCCTACCTGGAAACAAAAATCCTTCGTGATGTCCCCCAAGAGCTATTGGACAAAATCGAAAATGAGCTCCCACAAATATCATCTTGCAATACAAAGATACTACAGGCAAAAGCTGCCATCTGCCAAACTAGAAACTGCTCTTCTAGGATCGTCCCTATACACACACTTCCCATCGAGGTTCTTACCCGAATCTTCCATATAGTTGTGGCTTCCCAATGGTGCAATATCAGCGGCTATCGCAAGAAATACAATGAAGAGGAGGTTTCTGGGTCTTATCCCGACCAACCTGTCGTCATATCTCATATCTGCTCTTTTTGGCGACGTATTGTcatttcctcttcttccctcTGGTCGCATATCGACTTTTCATTTCCTGATATTGCGAACGATCCACAATCCATTCCCCGACTAGAAACATCCATAAATCGTTCCGGGAAATCTCTCCTAGATTTGCACATCGATGCTTCGGATTTTTTCGACCTTGTTACAACCACAGGCGAAATGGAAAAATTCGTAGCTTTGAATGGACATCGTACAAGGTCTCTTGAACTCGAAGTGGGTATGCATGCGGGAACGATCAGTCTGAATTTCTGCCGTGCAGTCTTGACCTCATGCCTCGCTCACTTTGTGCCGGGAACCCTCAGACAGCTTTCCATCCTCAAGCGGGGGAAGTACGATCACTATCAGGCGATTGAATCAGCAGATAACACGCGTACACACCAATCGCTGTTGCTAGACGTGCCCGAACAGAGTCTTGAAGATCTTTGGGCTAATGTCGATGTCTTGCGATTGAAAGGACTTTATCCGGTGTGGTCTAGTAAAATATATCATGGGCTCGTCGAGCTCCGACTTCCTTTAATCCCAGGGGGCTCAATGACTGAATCTCAATTTGTGACCATCCTCAAGGCTAGCCCACAACTCAGAATTCTGGAGTTTGGAATTAAGATCACTGCTCGAGGTTCTACGGCTGCATCGAAGAAGCCAATATCACTCGCCGATCTAGAAGTTCTGATCACTAGTACATGGGATCGCCCCCAGCTTACCCACTTCCTTAAACTAATTGCTCCAGGCCCAAAGCCCCTCTGCGTTTCTGTCGTGAACCCCGATGTTGGCGAATTCACAAAAAGATCCTCCCCTGTTATTTGA
- a CDS encoding heat shock protein HSP70 family protein has product MNTILILSDLLCLAIGISIDNHDRFTVAISGDDMLFHGSFEVGESFSVNVNLSGSPTSHLKTGLFWSTLTAEGTDALKLANTVFAALKNSSGKYEEVHQRYLVSHFIALTEITDALSSSFSSCVVASPLALSSSQKDLIASVSKEVFGCVDDSLVIREYAAIIYALDIDSSEIEDVSIVLLAPNKFTYILGEDYSTTVVIDTFPPPLDLDLVVSKYDVKEIIVARDSDEPELGQTYGANKIPIRYESDDIIARGALIVAENALPVPPVSLLSLPLGVALHGAISHPVIPMFAVLPQHVKLNLTTVHHNQRAALIELWEGPRARATDNLFLTKLRLEDIPPAPAGTVLIEVTISVEDYPNRVRVEAVEVTSGKKVSTLVQRDEPVYAEGVLDEYQAAKERFAEEDAKLRENWNKNLPHQTQVWSL; this is encoded by the coding sequence ATGAACACTATATTGATTCTCTCCGACTTGCTCTGTCTAGCGATTGGGATTAGTATCGATAACCATGATCGATTCACAGTTGCTATCTCGGGTGACGACATGCTCTTCCATGGCTCCTTCGAGGTTGGAGAATCTTTCTCTGTGAACGTTAATTTATCTGGGTCTCCGACATCACATTTAAAAACCGGCCTATTTTGGTCCACTCTGACAGCCGAAGGTACAGACGCGTTAAAATTAGCGAACACTGTTTTTGCGGCACTAAAAAATTCAAGCGGTAAGTATGAGGAAGTCCATCAACGATATCTTGTCTCTCATTTCATTGCCTTAACTGAAATCACAGACGCTTTATCTTCCTCATTTAGTTCCTGCGTTGTAGCATCGCCCCTGGCACTGTCTTCATCACAAAAGGATTTAATTGCCTCGGTCTCCAAGGAGGTGTTCGGCTGCGTAGATGATTCCCTTGTGATTCGAGAGTACGCTGCTATTATCTACGCACTGGATATCGACTCCAGCGAAATCGAGGATGTATCGATTGTGCTTCTTGCCCCCAACAAGTTCACATATATTCTAGGAGAGGATTATTCTACCACCGTCGTTATTGACACTTTCCCACCtcccttggacttggatcTCGTGGTTTCCAAGTACGATGTGAAGGAAATCATAGTGGCCCGGGACTCAGACGAACCAGAGCTTGGGCAAACCTATGGAGCAAACAAGATCCCCATCCGATACGAATCTGATGATATCATCGCTCGAGGAGCCTTGATTGTAGCAGAGAACGCATTACCAGTCCCGCCTGTTTCACTCCTTTCTCTTCCACTAGGAGTTGCGCTCCATGGAGCTATATCGCACCCTGTCATCCCGATGTTCGCAGTCCTTCCTCAGCACGTCAAGCTTAACTTGACAACAGTTCATCACAACCAACGGGCCGCACTTATCGAACTTTGGGAAGGCCCGCGGGCTCGTGCGACAGATAATCTCTTCCTCACCAAACTGCGTCTCGAGGACATTCCACCTGCCCCAGCAGGAACTGTATTGATAGAAGTTACAATATCTGTAGAAGATTATCCAAACAGGGTCAGAGTCGAAGCGGTCGAGGTCACATCTGGAAAGAAAGTTTCAACGCTGGTACAAAGAGATGAGCCTGTCTATGCTGAAGGAGTACTCGATGAATACCAGGCCGCAAAAGAAAGGTTCGCCGAGGAAGATGCGAAGCTTAGAGAGAACTGGAACAAAAATCTTCCTCATCAAACTCAGGTATGGTCACTTTGA
- a CDS encoding amidohydrolase family protein, whose product MPTHRLFHGSVITPVSVHKTEFWPQALLCVNSAGIIEWIVSDVKSSQLQTVALEKGLVLDDSVEIYELRHGEWLMPGFIDTHTHAPQFPNIGIGGQYELLEWLNNVTFPTESRFHDTTFAERVYSAVVDRVLNSGTTTCCYYGTLHLEATQVLAKLTHDKGQRAFVGKCNMNRESGKYQEDSTSQSIENTKKLISYIRALSPNSAPLVHPISPPVLQFLALIDFTLKLFPKASTYTDVYKRAGLLTDRTILAHAVHLSNDEMEEIKSCGSGISHCPTSNFYLNSGVARVGEMLDRGLKVGLGTDCSPALRERTSHNVQWHRTPKLAENPLSALLHLSTLGGAQLCNLEQTTGSLEAGKEFDAVLVSVRPETGNANVWANLPAGVNSSAGEEMPADSLEALLEKFFFCGSDRNVRRVWVRGRLVGGVEK is encoded by the exons ATGCCTACCCACCGTTTGTTTCACGGTTCTGTCATTACCCCTGTGTCTGTGCACAAAACTGAGTTCTGGCCCCAAGCGTTGCTCTGTGTGAACTCAGCCGGAATTATTGAATGGATCGTGTCCGACGTCAAGTCTTCGCAACTCCAAACCGTGGCGCTCGAAAAGGGTCTTGTATTGGATGATTCGGTTGAAATTTACGAGCTCAGACATGGGGAATGGCTCATGCCTGGATTTATCGATACCCACACA CACGCGCCTCAATTCCCCAATATCGGAAT CGGAGGACAGTATGAGCTTCTTGAATGGCTCAATAACGTGACATTTCCGACCGAATCGCGTTTCCACGACACCACTTTCGCCGAGCGCGTATACTCTGCTGTGGTTGACCGCGTCTTAAATTCTGGT ACAACCACTTGCTGCTATTATGGTACTCTGCACCTTGAAGCTACCCAGGTACTCGCCAAGCTTACGCACGACAAGGGGCAGCGAGCGTTTGTTGGG AAATGCAATATGAATCGCGAATCAGGAAAATATCAAGAAGACTCGACCTCGCAATCCATTGAAAACACCAAGAAGCTTATCTCCTACATCCGAGCACTTTCACCCAATTCTGCACCTCTTGTTCATCCAATCTCACCCCCCGTTTTGCAATTTCTTGCACTG ATTGATTTCACCCTGAAACTGTTCCCTAAAGCCTCCACCTACACTGATGTTTACAAACGTGCTGGTCTTTTAACGGATCGGACGATTCTGGCTCACGCTGTGCATCTTTCGAACGACGAGATGGAGGAAATCAAGAGTTGTGGATCTGGGATTAGTCATTGCCCTACGAGTAACTTTTACTTGAACAGTGGAGTTGCGAGGGTTGGAGAAATGCTTGACCGAGGACTGAAG GTCGGTCTGGGCACGGATTGCTCG CCGGCGCTGCGAGAACGGACAAGCCACAACGTGCAATGGCATCGTACACCCAAGCTAGCCGAAAACCCTCTGTCCGCTCTCCTCCACCTTTCGACTCTTGGTGGTGCACAGCTATGCAACCTGGAACAAACCACCGGGTCTCTCGAAGCCGGAAAGGAATTCGATGCGGTATTGGTGAGCGTGCGTCCCGAGACTGGGAATGCGAACGTCTGGGCGAATTTGCCAGCTGGGGTGAATAGCAGTGCTGGAGAAGAAATGCCAGCCGATTCGCTCGAAGCGTTGTTAGAAAAGTTCTTCTTTTGCGGGAGTGATAGGAATGTGCGCAGGGTCTGGGTCAGAGGTCGTTTAGTTGGTGGGGTTGAGAAATGA